From a region of the Colius striatus isolate bColStr4 chromosome 22, bColStr4.1.hap1, whole genome shotgun sequence genome:
- the MAPK13 gene encoding mitogen-activated protein kinase 13 — MNIARRRLFYRQEVNKTLWELPRRYTSLQPVGSGAYGSVCSAIDKKTGEKVAIKKLCRPFQTEIFAKRAYRELMLLKHMQHENVIGLLDVFTSASSYQGFQDFYLVMPYMRTDLQKIMGHEFSDEKIQYLVYQMLKGLKYIHSAGIVHRDLKPGNLAVNEDCQLKILDFGLARHADAEMTGYVVTRWYRAPEVILNWMHYNQTVDIWSIGCIMAEMLTGKTLFKGRDYLDQLTQILKVTGYPGEDFVEKLEDKAAKNYIKSLPKNPKKDLSVLFPKANPQAVDLLDKMLQLDVEKRLTATEALAHPYFDQFRDVEEETEAQQPYDDSLEHEKLSIDEWRKHIYKEILSFSPIARKDSKKRSGMSL; from the exons ATGAACATCGCAAGGAGAAGACTCTTCTACAGACAGGAGGTGAACAAAACCCTCTGGGAGCTGCCCAGGAGATACACGTCCCTGCAGCCGGTGGGCTCTGGCGCCTACGGCTCCGTGTG TTCAGCCATAGACAAGAAGACAGGGGAGAAAGTGGCTATCAAGAAGCTTTGCCGCCCGTTCCAGACCGAGATCTTTGCCAAGAGAGCGTACAGAGAGCTCATGCTGCTCAAGCACATGCAACATGAGAAC GTTATTGGGCTGCTCGATGTCTTCACCTCTGCCAGCTCCTACCAGGGATTCCAGGACTT CTACCTGGTGATGCCATACATGCGGACAGACTTACAAAAGATCATGGGACATGAATTCAGTGATGAAAAGATCCAGTACCTGGTCTACCAAATGCTGAAAGGGCTAAAG TATATTCACTCAGCTGGCATCGTCCATAGG GACCTGAAGCCAGGCAACTTGGCTGTGAATGAAGACTGTCAGCTCAAG ATCTTGGATTTTGGCTTGGCCAGACACGCTGATGCTGAAATGACAGGCTACGTGGTCACACGCTGGTACAGAGCCCCAGAGGTCATTCTGAACTGGATGCATTACAACCAGACAG TGGATATCTGGTCTATTGGCTGCATCATGGCAGAAATGCTGACTGGGAAAACGCTGTTCAAAGGAAGAGACT ACCTGGATCAGCTGACTCAGATCCTGAAAGTAACGGGATATCCAGGAGAAGACTTTGTGGAGAAGCTGGAGGACAAGGCG gCTAAGAATTACATCAAGTCCCTTCCTAAAAACCCCAAGAAGGATTTGTCTGTGCTTTTCCCCAAAGCCAATCCTCAGG CAGTGGACCTGCTGGACAAGATGCTGCAGCTGGACGTGGAGAAGCGCCTTACGGCGACAGAGGCTTTGGCTCACCCCTATTTCGACCAGTTCCGAGACGTCGAGGAGGAGACAGAAGCCCAACAGCCCTATGATGATTCTCTGGAACATGAAAAGCTTTCAATAGATGAGTGGAGAA AGCACATTTACAAGGAGATCTTGTCCTTCAGCCCCATCGCACGTAAGGACTCAAAGAAGCGAAGTGGGATGTCATTGTAG